A genomic region of Eschrichtius robustus isolate mEscRob2 chromosome 21, mEscRob2.pri, whole genome shotgun sequence contains the following coding sequences:
- the C21H8orf48 gene encoding uncharacterized protein C8orf48 homolog, with product MADFSKESFESFTDEVQSSGSFSSSGGRQPWSYASGSKSESGTTTSRLQYGDNQSEFSHFKNNEKKLSRKWINNLKGKETNSGQYQPDTKLETEITQASLEELNALQSFCTVKINLIHHSANSKGKKSSRHKKLQLGSDAGAPEVDALNCTVPDELLNRIYFKNMRTTPKEVVTAKQHISSRCPNCNRKRAELAQSAFLKQKKTLLESLLLQEKIDEHLHMKDFLTLIGEIHQSLPRLSDDPRIIWERLKEKSQIGYSGFERSDIKQEM from the coding sequence ATGGCAGACTTTTCTAAGGAGTCCTTTGAGTCCTTTACTGATGAGGTACAGAGTTCCGGTTCATTCAGTTCCTCTGGAGGACGGCAGCCCTGGTCCTATGCCTCTGGGAGTAAATCCGAGAGTGGAACCACGACTTCACGCTTGCAATATGGAGACAACCAATCTGAGTTTTCACacttcaaaaataatgaaaagaagttGAGCAGAAAATGGATCAACAACCTCAAGGGCAAGGAAACGAACTCTGGCCAGTACCAACCAGACACTAAACTTGAAACAGAAATCACTCAGGCATCCCTTGAAGAATTGAATGCCCTGCAGTCTTTCTGCACCGTTAAGATAAACCTAATCCATCATAGTGCGAACTCTAAGGGGAAAAAGAGCAGCAGACATAAAAAGCTGCAGCTTGGATCGGATGCAGGGGCTCCAGAGGTAGATGCCTTAAACTGTACTGTCCCCGATGAGCTTTTGAAcagaatctattttaaaaacatgaggACAACACCCAAAGAGGTGGTAACAGCTAAGCAACACATTTCTTCTCGGTGTCCCAACTGTAACAGGAAAAGAGCGGAACTGGCCCAATCTGCCTTCCTGAAACAGAAGAAGACTTTACTGGAGTCACTTCTGCTCCAAGAGAAAATAGATGAACATCTTCATATGAAAGACTTTCTTACCCTTATTGGAGAAATACATCAGAGCCTTCCCAGGCTTTCCGATGACCCCAGAATAATCTGGGAAAGACTGAAGGAGAAAAGTCAAATTGGTTACTCTGGTTTTGAAAGGTCAGATATAAAGCAGGAGATGTAG